The proteins below come from a single Zonotrichia leucophrys gambelii isolate GWCS_2022_RI chromosome 3, RI_Zleu_2.0, whole genome shotgun sequence genomic window:
- the LOC135445099 gene encoding gallinacin-9-like isoform X2, whose protein sequence is MRILFFLVAVLFFLFQAAPAYSQEAADTLACRQSRGFCSFVPCSAPLVDMGTCRDGKLKCCKW, encoded by the exons ATGAGAATCCTCTTCTTCCTCGTTGCtgttctcttcttcctcttccaggctgctccag CCTACAGCCAGGAAGCCGCTGACACCCtggcctgcaggcagagccggGGCTTCTGCTCCTtcgtgccctgctctgctcctttggTTGACATGGGGACCTGCCGCGATGGGAAGCTAAAATGCTGCAAATGGTAA
- the LOC135445099 gene encoding gallinacin-9-like isoform X1, whose protein sequence is MRILFFLVAVLFFLFQAAPAYSQEAADTLACRQSRGFCSFVPCSAPLVDMGTCRDGKLKCCKWTPSS, encoded by the exons ATGAGAATCCTCTTCTTCCTCGTTGCtgttctcttcttcctcttccaggctgctccag CCTACAGCCAGGAAGCCGCTGACACCCtggcctgcaggcagagccggGGCTTCTGCTCCTtcgtgccctgctctgctcctttggTTGACATGGGGACCTGCCGCGATGGGAAGCTAAAATGCTGCAAATG GACCCCCAGCTCCTAA
- the LOC135445098 gene encoding gallinacin-8-like, protein MLGNRTKGLSSPLSFAQRTLEEEDGGEKVKDPHCFKCLGTSYCHSFPSSAHLLYLVALNLDMKIFSFFFAVLLLMLQGTSGFLRAPSTEVQCRQAGGVCSSPRCPSPHTRPFGSCQQGIPCCRTVYD, encoded by the exons ATGTTGGGCAATCGTACCAAAGGTCTGTCATCCCCCCTGTCATTTGCACAGAGGACgctggaggaagaggatggcGGAGAGAAGGTGAAGGATCCTCATTGCTTCAAGTGTCTGGGGACATCCTATTGTCACAG cttcCCCAGTTCAGCT caTCTGTTGTATTTGGTGGCACTGAATTTGGACATGaagatcttttcttttttctttgctgttctccTCTTAATGCTCCAGGGCACTTCAG GTTTCCTGCGTGCCCCCAGCACCGAGGTGCAGTGCAGACAGGCTGGGGGTGTCTGTTCCAGCCCCCGCTGCCCCTCGCCCCACACGAGACCCTTTGGAAGCTGCCAGCAGGgaattccctgctgcaggaccGTG tatgatTAG
- the LOC135445100 gene encoding gallinacin-10-like — translation MKILYLLFAVFLLLFQATSGSADPLFADTTACRSAQGSFCRAGACPPTFAATGTCHGGLMNCCSK, via the exons ATGAAGATCCTCTACCTGCTCTTCGctgtcttcctcctcctcttccaggCCACTTCAG GTTCTGCAGACCCTCTTTTTGCTGACACCACCGCGTGCCGGAGCGCACAGGGAAGCTTCTGCCGCGCCGGGGCGTGCCCACCCACCTTCGCTGCCACGGGGACCTGCCACGGGGGGCTGATGAACTGCTGCTCCAAGTAG
- the LOC135445097 gene encoding gallinacin-2-like, producing MKTLCLLFSLLFLALQISPGLSSPRREMLFCRGGSCHFGGCPFHLVKVGSCFGFRSCCKPPWNVREVDEPFIEE from the exons ATGAAGACCCTTTGCctgctcttttctctcctcttcttgGCTCTCCAGATCTCTCCAG GTTTGTCTTCACCCCGGAGGGAAATGCTTTTctgcagaggagggagctgTCACTTTGGAGGATGTCCCTTCCACCTGGTTAAAGTTGGAAGTTGCTTTGGGTTCCGCTCCTGCTGCAAACC gcCATGGAATGTAAGAGAAGTTGATGAGCCGTTCATTGAAGAGTAA